One segment of Planctomycetota bacterium DNA contains the following:
- a CDS encoding mechanosensitive ion channel produces MRFGAPMRVIVHEDPDSLKRVWPARPASAGRGPSHSIRYDTGMNPYRLIFACVLLVSSLASAQQPASNDASKEQSSEVAPEYASPRDAMKTFLDTTNRLRNDKSNDALWQRVYGTLDMPRSTGKARQEVVWQLLGVFNSLGKIDPDTMLPGSGDIDKQNLKRFEFFPDNPRAPARELFAPAINELGDPPASITLTRGEDGAWRFAAPTLNNVPQLYNWASKRGVQYGFDVRQMSDSVMLRSYIPKALKGRFILGFELWQWIGILLAAFLAVCTDFFSRLFATPLVRRLVAHYLGHPDDDLLRQTVRPMGLAIGAIVFMAIVQLLGLSGMPLTVLIVAGKVVMVVCVTWALWMLTDLIAGVMADRARHTDSTFDDMLIPLIRKTLKLFIVSMGLIYVADSFDIELLPLLGSLGIAGLAISFAAQDMVKNLFGGLSIFMDRPFKIGDRILYKGYDGVIEDIGFRITRLRTLTGHLVTIPNGGITSEPIENIARRPYIRRLINVTITYDTPREKIEQAVQILRDLMEEPGIAEPIHGKVGWDEYPPRAYFNDYNADSLNIIVIYWFFPPAYWDYLEHAQKFNLRLFEEFEKAGIEFAFPTQTLFLAGDPKRQLTMQMLNRDAGPQ; encoded by the coding sequence ATGCGTTTTGGGGCCCCCATGCGGGTTATAGTACACGAAGACCCCGACTCGCTGAAGCGAGTCTGGCCGGCACGCCCCGCTTCAGCGGGGCGTGGACCTTCGCATTCAATCCGTTACGATACGGGAATGAATCCGTATCGCCTGATTTTCGCGTGTGTTTTGCTCGTTTCGTCCCTCGCGTCGGCGCAGCAGCCGGCTTCCAACGATGCGTCGAAGGAACAATCGTCGGAAGTCGCGCCCGAGTATGCGTCGCCGCGCGATGCGATGAAGACGTTTCTCGACACGACCAACCGCCTGCGCAACGACAAGAGCAATGATGCGCTGTGGCAGCGCGTCTACGGCACGCTCGACATGCCGCGCTCCACCGGCAAGGCGCGGCAGGAAGTCGTGTGGCAACTGCTGGGCGTCTTCAACAGTCTGGGCAAGATCGACCCCGACACAATGCTGCCCGGCTCGGGCGACATCGACAAGCAGAACCTCAAGCGCTTCGAGTTCTTTCCCGACAACCCGCGCGCCCCGGCCCGCGAATTGTTCGCACCGGCGATCAACGAGCTGGGCGATCCGCCCGCCAGCATCACGCTGACGCGCGGCGAAGACGGCGCCTGGCGCTTCGCTGCGCCGACGCTCAACAACGTCCCGCAGCTCTACAACTGGGCGTCCAAACGCGGCGTGCAGTACGGATTCGACGTCCGCCAGATGTCCGACTCGGTCATGCTCCGCAGCTACATCCCCAAAGCCCTCAAGGGCCGATTCATCCTCGGCTTCGAGCTGTGGCAGTGGATCGGCATCCTTCTGGCGGCTTTTCTGGCGGTTTGCACGGACTTTTTCTCCCGCCTCTTCGCCACGCCGCTCGTTCGCCGTCTCGTCGCCCATTACCTCGGTCACCCCGACGACGATCTGCTCAGGCAGACGGTGCGCCCGATGGGACTCGCCATCGGCGCGATCGTGTTCATGGCGATCGTGCAGCTTCTGGGTCTGTCGGGCATGCCGCTGACGGTGCTGATCGTGGCGGGCAAAGTCGTGATGGTCGTGTGCGTGACGTGGGCGCTGTGGATGCTCACCGACCTGATCGCCGGCGTCATGGCCGACCGGGCCCGACACACCGACTCGACCTTCGACGACATGCTCATCCCGCTCATCCGAAAAACGCTCAAGCTGTTCATCGTCTCGATGGGATTGATCTACGTCGCTGACTCGTTCGACATCGAACTGCTTCCGCTGCTGGGTTCGCTGGGCATCGCGGGCCTGGCGATTTCGTTCGCCGCGCAGGACATGGTCAAGAATCTCTTTGGCGGGCTGAGCATCTTCATGGATCGGCCCTTCAAGATCGGCGACCGCATCCTCTACAAAGGTTACGACGGCGTCATCGAAGACATCGGCTTCCGCATCACGCGCCTCCGCACGCTCACCGGTCACCTCGTCACCATCCCCAACGGCGGGATCACCAGCGAGCCGATCGAAAACATCGCCCGCCGCCCGTACATCCGCCGGCTTATCAACGTGACGATCACCTACGACACCCCGCGCGAAAAGATCGAGCAGGCGGTACAAATCCTCCGCGATCTGATGGAGGAGCCCGGCATCGCCGAGCCGATCCATGGCAAGGTGGGATGGGACGAGTACCCGCCGCGCGCGTACTTCAACGACTACAACGCCGACAGTCTGAACATCATCGTCATCTACTGGTTCTTCCCGCCGGCGTACTGGGACTATCTCGAGCATGCTCAGAAGTTCAATCTGCGGCTCTTCGAGGAATTCGAGAAGGCGGGCATCGAATTCGCCTTCCCGACGCAGACGCTGTTCCTCGCCGGCGACCCCAAGCGGCAACTCACGATGCAGATGCTCAACAGGGACGCGGG
- a CDS encoding DUF1501 domain-containing protein yields MSTHRFCDGFLRRDFLRIGALTGVGLNLPGYLRLAQAGEIAPSSRGRSAIFIRLGGGPSHMDTFDLKPDAPDTHRGEFKPIKTNAPGVEICEHLPKLAQCADKFAIIRGVSHTLGAHRLGTDYLTTGNRPLPSLSFPCYGSVVAHEMSSDPDLPPFVAVPNQDFDATGYLGVEYGPFNTGSTPKPGRAIELRGLSLRDGVTLADVDRRYDMLRKFDTAFGPAAKQDKLLAGLDEFSQRAYAMLRSDRAREAFDLSKESPAITQMFNDSGFAQSCLLASRLVESGVRFVTVNYGGWDTHSDNFTRLKTRNLPELDAGLAGLFNALAAKGLLDSTTVFATGEFGRTPKVNGRAGRDHYPRAMFCLMAGGGVQGGRVVGASDAKGEGPLHDAISPDDVAASFYHSMGINPAKEFHTPSGRPVMIVRYGTVLKDLFA; encoded by the coding sequence ATGTCCACTCACCGATTCTGCGACGGGTTCCTGCGGCGTGACTTTCTGCGCATCGGCGCATTGACGGGCGTCGGTCTGAATCTGCCCGGCTATCTGCGCCTGGCGCAGGCCGGCGAAATCGCGCCTTCGAGCCGCGGACGCTCCGCCATCTTCATCCGCCTCGGCGGCGGACCGAGCCACATGGACACCTTCGACCTCAAGCCCGATGCTCCCGACACGCACCGCGGCGAATTCAAGCCGATCAAGACCAACGCGCCGGGCGTGGAAATCTGCGAGCACCTGCCCAAGCTCGCCCAGTGCGCCGACAAGTTCGCCATCATCCGCGGCGTCAGCCATACGCTCGGCGCTCACCGCCTCGGCACCGACTACCTCACGACCGGCAATCGCCCGCTGCCCTCGCTCTCGTTCCCCTGCTACGGGTCCGTCGTCGCGCATGAGATGAGCAGCGATCCCGATCTGCCCCCGTTCGTCGCCGTGCCGAATCAGGATTTCGATGCGACCGGCTACCTCGGCGTCGAATACGGTCCTTTCAACACGGGCTCGACCCCCAAGCCCGGCCGCGCCATCGAGCTGCGCGGCTTGTCGCTCCGCGACGGCGTCACGCTGGCCGATGTCGATCGCCGTTACGACATGCTCCGCAAGTTCGACACCGCCTTCGGCCCCGCCGCCAAGCAGGACAAACTGCTCGCCGGTCTCGATGAATTTTCGCAGCGGGCGTACGCCATGCTCCGCTCCGACCGCGCCCGCGAGGCGTTCGATCTGTCCAAGGAATCGCCGGCGATCACGCAGATGTTCAACGACTCGGGCTTCGCCCAGAGCTGCCTGCTCGCGTCGCGGCTCGTCGAGTCGGGCGTGCGCTTCGTGACCGTCAACTACGGCGGATGGGACACGCACTCCGACAACTTCACGCGCTTAAAGACGCGCAATCTGCCGGAGCTCGACGCGGGCCTCGCGGGTCTATTTAATGCGCTCGCCGCCAAGGGACTGCTTGACAGCACGACGGTCTTCGCCACCGGCGAGTTCGGTCGCACGCCCAAGGTCAACGGCCGCGCCGGCCGCGATCACTACCCGCGCGCGATGTTCTGCCTCATGGCCGGCGGCGGCGTGCAGGGCGGCCGCGTCGTCGGCGCATCGGACGCCAAGGGCGAAGGTCCGCTCCACGACGCCATCTCCCCCGACGACGTCGCCGCCAGTTTCTATCACAGCATGGGCATCAACCCCGCCAAGGAGTTCCACACCCCCTCCGGCCGCCCCGTCATGATCGTCCGCTACGGCACCGTCCTCAAAGACCTGTTCGCCTAA
- a CDS encoding DUF1549 domain-containing protein produces MRRGVCLRGAVVGLLLLWLQVGFVRADEPLPASERFAKLDSPAPVSFRRDVIPMFARIGCSGRACHGSFQGKGGFRFSLFGYDFKADHEALTAGEKPRVNLADPDESLVIQKPTLMVKHEGKQKIREDSWEYNVLYRWIKDGAKNDADEVGQLDRLEVQPAEILFDSSTEPVQLRVLAHWSDGSVADVTELTRFRTNDESVADVSETGQVTTVGPGDTHIVAFYDNGVTPIPIIRPVSDQFGPKFPKTPAPTQVDRLVLDKLAKLGEIPAPVCTDEQFIRRVSLDLTGTLPPPQRIVDFINDKDTHKRAKLIDELLDTPAYAAYWTTRLCDITGNNPKFMGEKTYRSQISEQWYDWLYKRVAANEPYDKIVEGIVLATSRDPDEDYAQFATNMSATLRKDHPADFADRAYLPHYWTRDNMKKPDEKALSFAYAFLGVRLQCAQCHKHPFDQWSKQDFEQFQAFFENLKYGLDKGDKEIYDDLRDKAVAAADNAKNDKKDQKKEAEKMLTEAVRDGKVIGWKELYIDQPRQLDAKHLAKLKDADKKKYAGRVITPKLLGGEEVVADQYPDPRVALMQWLREPENPYFAAAIVNRIWANHFGAGIVEPADDLNLANPPSNKPLMDYLTKQFVAHGYDLKWLQREILNSDTYQRSWQTNPTNRLDDRNFARASIRRLPAEVVADAIKQACASDQDAASCYSDLDDRAIGPKLNTGYNGGKTGDSYLVSLFGKPARETNCDCERSADPTLLQTIYMRNDQDMLRVIDMKRGFLGSLDPEAEKRALAQRRYEQELKQHERKMARLKELGRLDEAPAAPAPPPRRELNLDPIITQIFLRTVSREPTAQETSDARQSIEAAASPIDGLRDLLWAMLNTKEFITNH; encoded by the coding sequence ATGCGTCGAGGCGTTTGTCTGCGTGGCGCGGTCGTCGGCTTGCTCCTGTTGTGGCTTCAGGTCGGCTTCGTGCGGGCCGATGAACCGCTTCCCGCCTCCGAGCGTTTCGCCAAGCTCGACAGCCCCGCCCCCGTCAGCTTCCGCCGCGATGTCATCCCCATGTTCGCCCGCATCGGATGCAGCGGCCGCGCCTGCCACGGCTCGTTTCAAGGCAAGGGCGGGTTCCGCTTCTCGCTCTTCGGCTACGACTTCAAGGCCGACCACGAAGCCCTGACCGCCGGCGAAAAACCCCGCGTCAATCTCGCCGACCCCGATGAAAGTCTCGTCATCCAGAAGCCCACCCTCATGGTCAAACACGAGGGCAAACAGAAAATCCGTGAAGACAGTTGGGAGTACAACGTCCTGTACCGCTGGATCAAGGACGGCGCCAAGAACGATGCCGATGAAGTCGGACAGCTCGACCGCCTCGAAGTCCAGCCCGCCGAGATTCTTTTCGACTCTTCCACCGAACCCGTCCAGCTTCGCGTCCTGGCCCATTGGTCAGACGGCTCCGTCGCCGACGTCACCGAGCTGACGCGCTTCCGAACCAACGATGAATCCGTCGCCGACGTCTCCGAAACCGGACAGGTCACGACCGTCGGCCCGGGCGATACGCACATCGTCGCCTTCTACGACAATGGCGTCACGCCCATCCCCATCATCCGTCCCGTCAGCGACCAGTTCGGCCCGAAATTCCCCAAGACCCCCGCGCCCACGCAGGTCGATCGCCTCGTCCTCGACAAACTCGCCAAGCTCGGCGAAATCCCCGCGCCCGTATGCACGGATGAGCAATTCATCCGCCGCGTCAGTCTCGATCTGACCGGCACGCTCCCGCCGCCGCAGCGCATCGTCGACTTCATCAATGACAAGGATACGCACAAGCGCGCCAAGCTCATCGACGAATTGCTCGATACCCCCGCGTATGCCGCCTACTGGACGACCCGCCTCTGCGACATCACCGGCAACAACCCCAAGTTCATGGGCGAGAAGACCTACCGCTCGCAGATTTCCGAGCAGTGGTACGACTGGCTCTACAAGCGCGTCGCCGCCAACGAGCCGTATGACAAGATCGTCGAGGGCATCGTGCTGGCGACGAGCCGCGACCCCGATGAGGACTACGCCCAGTTCGCGACCAACATGAGCGCCACGCTCCGCAAGGATCACCCCGCCGACTTCGCCGACCGCGCGTACCTGCCGCACTACTGGACGCGCGACAACATGAAAAAGCCCGACGAAAAAGCCCTGAGCTTCGCCTACGCCTTCCTCGGCGTCCGCCTCCAGTGCGCCCAGTGTCACAAGCACCCGTTCGATCAGTGGTCCAAACAGGACTTCGAACAGTTTCAGGCGTTTTTCGAGAACCTCAAATACGGCCTCGACAAGGGCGATAAGGAAATCTACGACGACCTGCGCGACAAGGCCGTCGCCGCCGCCGACAACGCCAAGAACGACAAGAAGGATCAGAAAAAGGAAGCGGAGAAGATGCTCACCGAAGCCGTGCGCGACGGCAAGGTGATCGGATGGAAGGAACTGTACATCGATCAGCCCAGGCAGCTTGACGCCAAACATCTCGCCAAGCTCAAGGACGCGGACAAGAAGAAGTACGCCGGTCGCGTCATCACGCCCAAGCTCCTCGGCGGCGAGGAAGTCGTGGCCGACCAGTACCCCGACCCGCGCGTCGCGCTGATGCAGTGGTTGCGCGAACCGGAGAATCCCTACTTCGCCGCGGCGATTGTCAATCGTATCTGGGCCAACCACTTCGGCGCCGGCATCGTCGAGCCCGCCGATGACCTGAACCTCGCCAATCCGCCGTCGAATAAGCCGCTGATGGACTACCTGACGAAGCAGTTCGTCGCGCACGGGTACGATCTGAAATGGCTCCAGCGCGAGATACTCAATTCCGACACGTATCAGCGAAGCTGGCAGACGAATCCGACGAATCGGCTCGACGATCGCAACTTCGCCCGCGCGTCGATTCGCCGGCTTCCGGCCGAGGTCGTCGCCGATGCGATCAAGCAGGCCTGCGCGTCCGATCAGGACGCCGCCTCGTGCTACAGCGACCTCGACGACCGCGCGATCGGGCCCAAGCTCAACACGGGCTACAACGGCGGGAAAACCGGCGACTCGTATCTGGTGAGTCTCTTCGGCAAGCCGGCGCGCGAGACGAATTGCGACTGCGAACGCTCCGCCGACCCGACCTTGCTTCAGACGATCTACATGCGCAACGATCAGGACATGCTGCGCGTGATCGACATGAAGCGCGGGTTTCTCGGCTCGCTCGACCCCGAAGCCGAGAAACGCGCCTTGGCGCAGCGCCGTTACGAACAGGAACTTAAGCAGCACGAGCGGAAGATGGCGCGGCTCAAGGAATTGGGGCGGCTCGACGAAGCGCCCGCCGCGCCGGCCCCGCCGCCGCGCCGCGAGCTGAATCTCGACCCGATCATCACGCAGATCTTCCTGCGCACCGTCAGCCGCGAGCCGACCGCGCAGGAAACAAGCGATGCCCGTCAGTCGATCGAGGCGGCCGCGTCGCCGATCGACGGCCTGCGCGATCTATTGTGGGCGATGCTCAATACCAAGGAATTCATCACCAACCACTGA